A segment of the Catenuloplanes nepalensis genome:
GTGGGCGCCGATGGTCGCCGGCGGGCTGCTGGTGATCGGGTTCGTGCTCTACTCGTTCACGCCGAAGCACCCGCTGCTCGACCTGCGCCTGTTCCGCAACCGGAACCTGGCCGTCGCCTCGATCACGATCACCGTCTTCATCGTCGCGTTCATGGGCGCCGGCCTGCTGTTCCCGAGCTACTTCCTTCAGGTTCGTGGTGAATCCACGCTGCACGCAGGTTTGCTCATGGCTCCGCAGGGCCTCGGCGCGATGGTGACCATGCCGATCGCGGGCGCGCTCGCGGACCGGGTGCCGGTCGGCCGCACCGTGCCGTTCGCGCTGATCCTGATCGCGCTCGGCATGTTCACGTTCACCCAGCTGGACGCGGACACGTCGTACCTGCTGCTCTGCGGCTCGCTGTTCGTGATGGGCCTCGGCATGGGCGGCACCATGATGCCGATCATGACCTCCGCGCTGAAGACCTTGACCAGCCACGAGGTGGCGCGCGGGTCCACGCTCGTCAACATCCTCCAGCAGATCGGCGGCTCGGTCGGCACCGCGATCATGTCGGTGCTGCTGACCAGTCACCTGGACGACTCCACGCCGGTGCCACTGCCGGACGGCGGGACGGTCACCGAGGCGCAGATCGCGATCGGCGCGCAGCTCAACCCCGCGTCCGCGCAGGGCACCGACCCGTCGCTGATCCAGCGCGGCCTGGACTTCGCGGCGGATTCGTTCGCGAGCACGTTCTGGGTCGCGTTCGCCCTGGTCGTCTTCACGCTGGTGCCGGCGCTGTTCCTGCCGCGCCGGCGCGAGGTCTCACACCTCGGCGACGACCAGCAGGCCGCGGCACCGATCATGGTGCACTGACCGATCATCCGGCGGTCCCCCGGGGTGAGGCCCCGGGGGCCGCGCGCTAGTGTCGCGCCCCATGGACGTCGGTCAGTTCTATGCCGCGGTCGCCGGCATCAACTTCACGCTCCTCGGCCTGTGGTGGGTCGCGGTCACCGAGCGCCGCCAGCTCCGCGAGGGCGGCCCCCGGGTGCGGCGGATGGCCTACACGGTCTCGCTGCAGTTCCTCATCCCCGGCGCGCTGTCGCTGCTCGCCCAGGTCGCGCCGGACATCGCGGCCGTCTGGCGGACCGCGTTCGCACTGGCCGGTGCGCTCGGCGCGGCCTCCATCCTGATGCTCTCGCCGGCCGTCGCCCGTGAGAACGAGATGACCCGCCGCGGCGCCCGCCTGCTGCGCATCTTCGGCATCCCGCTGTATCTGCTGATCGCGGTCTACGCGCTGATCCCGTTCCAGGGCATGTCGCTCACGCCGCTCCAGATCGAGGGCATCATGCTCTCCCTCCTGGTCTTCCTCGGCGCCCAGACCGCCTGGACCGTCGGCATGGCCACCCCACCCGACTCTCCGCAGGCCCTCGACGATCAGCCCCGCGTCGGCTGAGTCCCGGCACAGCCAACGGTCCACTGTGCCCCGGCTGCGCCGGAAAGCCTTCGATCAAAGGCTTTCTTCCCGCTTCCGGCGTGGTCACCTTCCGAGTGCTCCCGCGGGCAACGGTCGTCGCCAGGGCTCCTTCCTGCACGTTCCGCGGGCGGCCGGCAAAAACCGGGCGGTGGTCGATCGCCAGTGCGTTGCCCGGCAACGTCAGCCGGGAGTCTCCTCCGTGATCGGGGCGCCCCCGATGCTGTTGCGTGCGGCTTCGGTCCGACTCGACCAAAGCCTCGTGAAGCGCCGGCGATGAACCGGGTCCTGTTCGTTGTCGTTGCCGTCATGGCGATTCGCTCTCGTAGGTGGACGGTTGCTGACCGGCCGCCCTCTTCATCTCACCCCAGGCCGTGCCGATGGTGAGACTCCCGGTGAGAGGGGGTCTGGCAGGCCGTGTCTACGTCGCGGTCGAGTTCGTAGGCTCGGGTGTGTGAACCAGCGTCAGGAGATCCGGGACTGTCTCGTCACCAGGCGGGCGCGGCTGACCCCTGAGGCGGCCGGGCTCCCGCCTTCGACCAGCAGCCGGCGGGTTCCTGGGCTGCGCCGTGAGGAGGCTGCGGCGCTGGCGGGCAGCAGCGTGAGAACGAAAGGTGAGAGAGCATGAGCAGTGCGGACTTGAACAGCAATGCCCTGGCCCTGGACGCCCGGTTCGACGTCATCGTCTGCGGTGCCGGGTCAGCCGGTTCCACGGTGGCGGGACGGCTGGCGGCCGAGACCGGCCTGAGCGTCCTGCTGCTGGAGGCCGGCGGTGACGACGAGCGCGAGAACGTGCGGAATCCCTCGCTGTGGCCGACGAACTTCGGCACGGAGGGGGTGTGGAACTTCCTTACCGAGCCCGAGCCGCAGCTGAGTGGGCAGCCGGCGTATTTCCCGATGGGACGCGGGCTGGGCGGCGGCGGCAGCGTGAACGCGTGCGTGTGGGCGCGGGGGCACCAGGCCGACTGGGACTCCTACGCGCGCATCGCCGGTGACGATGTGTGGGACTACGAGCACGTCCTGGACATCTATCGCCGGGTGGAGTCCTACCGGGGCGACCCCGATGGACAGGACCCGCGCCGGGGCCGGTCCGGGCCGATGTGGATCGAGCAACTCCCCGACGACCACGGCTTCTTCGACGCTGTGCAAAAAGCCGCCGAAGGCAGAGGCATCCCGCGGAATGACAGCCTGAACGGCGCGCTGATGGAGCAGCAGGCCGGAACGGCGCGGCGCGATGCCAACATTCACGCCGGACGCAGGCAGTCCCCCTACCGTTCCTTTGTCGTCCCGCAGCAGAAGCGCGCAAACCTCACCGTGCTCACCGGCGCCGAGGTCGACCGGGTCGTCTTCGAGGGCGGCCGCGCCGCCGGGGTCAAACTCCTCGACGGCAGGGAACTGCACGCCGACCGGGAGGTGGTGTTGTCCCTCGGCGCGATCAACACGCCTGTGGTGCTCATGCGTTCGGGCGTGGGCGACCGGGACCAATTGGAGCAGAACGGCATCCCGGTGCGCCGGCACCTCCCCGGCGTCGGACGCAACCTGCACGACCACGTCAACGTGTCCCTGGTCTGGAGTGTGCAGGACGGCGTCGATCTGCCCTCCCCGCTGCAGGCCGCCACCGGCATCCTGTGGAACCTGACCGATCCGAAGGGGCCGGCAGTCGTGGTCTACGTGGAGGCCTCGGTCAGCGTCTCGCCCGTCACCGCCGCCGGCGGCGGCGTGCCCGAACAAGGGGTCACGTTCCTGACCGGCGTGCGTCTGCACAGCCGGGGCGAGGTCCGTCTGTCCGCCAAGGACGCCTCGCAGCCGCCGCTGATCCGTACGGGCTGGCTGAACGATCCCGCCGACATCCCTGCCCTGCTGGATGCGGTCGAGCGGGTCAGCGCGATCGCGGACTCACCGGAGCTGGCCGGATATCTGTCCGAGCGGGTCTTCCCGCCCCGGGACGCCGATCGCGAGGCCGTCATCGACTACCTGCGCCGCGGCACGCAGACCTTCTGGCACCAGAGCGGCACGGCGGCCATGGGCCAGGGCGAGGACGCAGTGGTCGACTCCCGGTTACGGGTGCGGGGAGTCAGCGGCTTGCGGGTGGTGGACGCCTCGGTACTGCCGCACGTGCCAGTGGCGAACACGATGGCCCCCAGTGTGGTCATCGGTATGCAGGGCGCCGACTTCATCGCTCAGGACCTCCTCTGATGGTGGCCGTAGCCGCGGCCAGGAGGCGATCGGCGGGAGGACCGGGCAGTTCGGCGGCCGTGGCCGCGGCGAAGGTGATCGTTGCCGGCGCTGTGGTCAGCGCCGGTTCAGCCAGGAGGAAGGATCGCGGCGGACGGCCTCCAGGCTGGTGAGGGCGGCGCCGATCGCGGCGGCGTCCGGGCCGAGCTGGGCGGGGCGCACGTCGATCGGGGCCCAGCGGCTGCTCAGCGCGCGGCGGTGCAGCTCCGTCGTGATCGGCTCGGTGAGCCAAGAGGCGAGTACCGCGTAGCTGCCGCCGAGCAGGATCGTGCCGACGTCGACGAGGTTGACCAGGTCGGCGAGGGCGATGCCGAGCGCGGTTCCGGCGGCGTTCAGTGCCGCGGTCATCTCGGGTGTGCCGGCGTCCGCGGCGGCCAGCAGGTCGCGGTGGCCGGCGGCGGCGCGCAGGACCTCGAGGCCGGCGTAGGTCTGCAGGCAGCCGCGTGCGCCGCAGGTGCAGTCGCGGCCGTCGGGGTGGACGGTGACGTGCCCGATCGCGCCGCTCCAGCCGCGTGCGCCGTGCAGCAGCCGGCCGCCGAGCACGATCCCCGCACCCAGATCGAGCGCGCCGGAGACGTAGGCGAAGTCGGCGCGCTCACCCGAATAGAGTTCCGCGAGCGCGGCGAGATTCGCTTCGTTCTCCACCCTGACCGGCACGCCCCCGATCGCCGAGGCGCCGCCACGGACGCGGCCGTCTGAAGGCGCGACCGATTCGGTCCCGGCCGCTTCATGCGCGGCTGCCGCGTGCGGGACTGCTTCGTGCGCGGCCGCCGGGTGCGCGGCTGTCGTGTGGGGTGCGGTGGTCTGGGGGCCGGCTGCCGCACTCGCGGTCGTGGCCGGCCGGGCGGCCGTCGTGAGCCGGGTGCCGAGCAGCGCTCCCGCGTCCACGTCGCGCCAGCCCAGTGGTGGTGCGAAGCGCACCAGGGACCCGTGCGAGACCGCCCCCGGCACCGCCAGAGTCACCCGGACGACCTCCAGCTGCGCCGCCTCCGCCTCCGCCATCACGGCGGCGGCGAGTTCGCTCAGCGCGCCGAGGAGGTCCGCGGCGGGGCCGTCGACGTGCGGCACCGGCCGGAACGCCAGGTGCCGCACGGTTCCGGTGAGGTCGACCAGGCAGGCGGCGAGCCGGTCCGCGCGGATGTCCAGGCCGAGGCCGGCGGGGCCACGGGACGACAGGGTCAGCCCGACCCGTGGCCGGCCCGCGCCCTGCGACCGGGCGGGCCCTGACTCGGCGATCAGTCGGCCGGCCAGCAGCTCCTCCACGATCCGGGTGATCGTCGGACGGGTCAGCCCTGTCTGATCGGCCAGTTCGATCCGTGAGATCGGCCGCTCCGCGAACATGATGTGCCGGAACGCCAGCGCGAGGTTGTGCGCGCGCAGACTCCGCTGCCGCGCGGGCGCGCCGACCGCCGGCCCGGCGGCTCCGCCGCGCGCCCCGGTAACGCCGTCCCACGACGCCGGCCCGGCCCCGCCGTGCGGTGCGAGGGCGCCGCCGTGCGGCGCGAGGTCCCCGGCGTGGGGTGTGGGGGCGCCGGCGTGTGAAGCGAGGTCGTCGTCTCCGGCGTGCGGTGCCAGGTCGCCGGCGGGCGGGGTGAGGTCGTCGGCGTGCTCGCCGGGGACGCGTCGCAACGGTGGTGTCATGCCGCGCCGGACAGCGCTGCCGCCTCGTCCGCGGACAGTTCGCCGTCCGCGACCACCACCGTGAACCGCCGCTCCACCCGTTCCCCCGGCTCCAGTCTCAGCGGTGCCCGCCAGGCCAGCGCCGATCCGACGCCCGCGTAGTCGCGCACCCGCACGAACCACGGATCGGCCCGGGTGACCGCGTCCGCGCCCGCGAACACCAGCGTCCACGATGGACCGGCCAGCGCCAGCCACGGTGCCGTCGCGCCGTGCAGGTCCGCGATCCGGTCGCCGCCCGGACCGAACGCGCGCGCCGGGGCGGTCGCGCGCCAGAACAGCCCGCCGTAGCCGGCGCCCTCCCGGCCCAGCACGGCCGGGCTGCGCAGCGTGACCGCCCGCCCGGCCACGTTGATC
Coding sequences within it:
- a CDS encoding GMC family oxidoreductase — its product is MSSADLNSNALALDARFDVIVCGAGSAGSTVAGRLAAETGLSVLLLEAGGDDERENVRNPSLWPTNFGTEGVWNFLTEPEPQLSGQPAYFPMGRGLGGGGSVNACVWARGHQADWDSYARIAGDDVWDYEHVLDIYRRVESYRGDPDGQDPRRGRSGPMWIEQLPDDHGFFDAVQKAAEGRGIPRNDSLNGALMEQQAGTARRDANIHAGRRQSPYRSFVVPQQKRANLTVLTGAEVDRVVFEGGRAAGVKLLDGRELHADREVVLSLGAINTPVVLMRSGVGDRDQLEQNGIPVRRHLPGVGRNLHDHVNVSLVWSVQDGVDLPSPLQAATGILWNLTDPKGPAVVVYVEASVSVSPVTAAGGGVPEQGVTFLTGVRLHSRGEVRLSAKDASQPPLIRTGWLNDPADIPALLDAVERVSAIADSPELAGYLSERVFPPRDADREAVIDYLRRGTQTFWHQSGTAAMGQGEDAVVDSRLRVRGVSGLRVVDASVLPHVPVANTMAPSVVIGMQGADFIAQDLL
- a CDS encoding DHA2 family efflux MFS transporter permease subunit; this encodes MNSPSAPVTSQKLDGAVLKVAGVVVLGAIMSILDVTVVSVALPTFQEEFGATYARVAWTMTGYTLALATVIPLTGWAADRFGTKRLYMAAVALFTIGSVLCAMADSITMLIAFRVLQGLGGGMLMPLGMTIMTRAAGPERIGRLMAVLGIPMLLGPILGPIVGGWLIDVATWHWIFLINLPIGIIALIYAYLVLPKDAPEPSESFDFLGMLMLSPGLAALLFGLSSLPEEGTISATRVWAPMVAGGLLVIGFVLYSFTPKHPLLDLRLFRNRNLAVASITITVFIVAFMGAGLLFPSYFLQVRGESTLHAGLLMAPQGLGAMVTMPIAGALADRVPVGRTVPFALILIALGMFTFTQLDADTSYLLLCGSLFVMGLGMGGTMMPIMTSALKTLTSHEVARGSTLVNILQQIGGSVGTAIMSVLLTSHLDDSTPVPLPDGGTVTEAQIAIGAQLNPASAQGTDPSLIQRGLDFAADSFASTFWVAFALVVFTLVPALFLPRRREVSHLGDDQQAAAPIMVH
- a CDS encoding ROK family transcriptional regulator, whose protein sequence is MRRVPGEHADDLTPPAGDLAPHAGDDDLASHAGAPTPHAGDLAPHGGALAPHGGAGPASWDGVTGARGGAAGPAVGAPARQRSLRAHNLALAFRHIMFAERPISRIELADQTGLTRPTITRIVEELLAGRLIAESGPARSQGAGRPRVGLTLSSRGPAGLGLDIRADRLAACLVDLTGTVRHLAFRPVPHVDGPAADLLGALSELAAAVMAEAEAAQLEVVRVTLAVPGAVSHGSLVRFAPPLGWRDVDAGALLGTRLTTAARPATTASAAAGPQTTAPHTTAAHPAAAHEAVPHAAAAHEAAGTESVAPSDGRVRGGASAIGGVPVRVENEANLAALAELYSGERADFAYVSGALDLGAGIVLGGRLLHGARGWSGAIGHVTVHPDGRDCTCGARGCLQTYAGLEVLRAAAGHRDLLAAADAGTPEMTAALNAAGTALGIALADLVNLVDVGTILLGGSYAVLASWLTEPITTELHRRALSSRWAPIDVRPAQLGPDAAAIGAALTSLEAVRRDPSSWLNRR